The following nucleotide sequence is from Pseudomonas sp. S09G 359.
GTTTTGCAGTGTCACTACGGTTTGCGTCGCGCAACCGGCCAATAGCAGAAAAGTGAGTGCAACCAGTGGCAGACCCAAATTCTTCATGTTCATAACCCTTACCTTTAACCCTGAAAAATCCCACGCCATGGGCGCGGGCCACAAATGTTACGCCATCGACTCACCCATCTGATCACTTTTATCCAGAAAGTTGCCTGCGCCATTTATCCATTACCGATTGCAACAAGGCTTTTACGTCGTCACTCTGTATACATAACCAGTATTTGATCCTTGCGTACCATGGCCAACCCCCTCGAAGACCCGCTCTATTACCTGCATAACTTCCGCCAGGTCCTGCATTGGCTGGGGCAACGCTATGCCGACCTGCTTGATCCTGAAGAAGTGCATTTCATTCAGCAATTTGACAGGTTGCCGCAAGCCTCCCAGGCCTTGCTGGTGCGCATGGTCATGCGCAAGGGCGTGCATTTTCGTGCGGGCAAACTCAATTACGCAGAGATCGGTTGCGCCCATACCGCAGCCGAACCGTTGTTGACGCAGGGCTGGGTTGAGGCACATTGCCCGCTGCCATTTGAAGTGCTCTTCGCTTTGCTGCAAAAGAGCGAGCTGCTGGGAGCCTTCAAACCCTGGATCGACCAGCCCAAGGGCAATAAAGCCGACTGGCTGGACGGCTTGGCCGCGCAGTTCACCGAGCAGCGCAGTTTTGCCGAGTGGTGCCCCGACCTCGCCGACAGCCTGTACAGCCTCACCATCATGGACTTGTGCGACCGCCTGCGGCTGATGTTTTTCGGCAATCTGTATCAGGATTGGTCCGAGTTTGTGTTGGCCGACCTGGGCATCTACACCTATGAAAAGGTCGACATTTGCGCCGAATCCCGTGGTTTGCGCAGCCGTGATGATGTGCACGGCTACCTGTTCCTGCACCAGTGCCAGCAAGCATTTGAAAGCGGCGAAGCGCTGGAAGACGTGCTGACGCGGATGGCAACACTGAATACGGACAACCCCTGGCTGGAAAAACGCCGGGCCAAGCTGTTATTCCAGATCGGCCAGCATTGCGAGCGCATCGCCGAGCTGGCCCTGGCGCAGCAGATCTACCGCAACTGCGCTTACCCCGGCGCTCGAGCGCGGTTGATCCGCGTGCTGGAACGCCAGGAGGATTACGCCCAGGCGATGGCCCTGGCGAGCGCCGCGTACCTGGCACCGGAAACCCCCGCCGAGCAACAGCACCTGCAGCGGGTGTTGCCACGCCTGCGGCGCAAGCTCGGTGAGCCGGCGATGCCCAAGGCCAAGCCCCGGCCCGTCACACGCATTGACCTGGAAATCGCTTTGCTCGAACCGCTGGTATCGGTGGAATACTGCGTGCAGGCCCACCTCAGCGAACCCGAGGCGCCGGTGCACTATGTGGAAAATGGCCTGATCAACTCGCTGTTCGGCCTGCTGTGCTGGGAGGCGATTTTCGCGCCATTGCCGGGGTCGTTTTTCCACCCGTTCCAGCGTGGGCCGGCGGATTTGCACAGCGAAGACTTCCATTCGCGGCGCGCACCGCTGTTTGCCGCGTGTTTCGAGCAACTGCAGGATGAGCGCTACAAGACCAGCATCCGCCAGCGGTTTGCCGAGAAATGGGGCATACAGTCGCCTTTCGTATTCTGGAACCTGCTCACCGAGGAGCTACTGGACCAGGCCTTGGACTGCCTGCCCGCCGAACACCTGCGCCACTGGTTCGAACGGCTGTTGCTGGACATCCGTGCCAACCGCGCCGGTATGCCGGACCTGATCCAGTTCTGGCCTGCGCAAAAGACCTACCGCATGATCGAGGTCAAGGGCCCCGGCGATCGCCTGCAAGACAACCAGCTGCGCTGGCTGGAGTTCTGCGGCGAATACCAGATGCCGGTCACTGTCTGCTATGTGCGCTGGGCGGAGCAGCCGGCTTGAGTTATACCGTGGCCGTACGCGCGCTGTGTGAGTTTACGGCCAAGGTCGGCGACCTGGACCTGCGCTTCACGCCATCGCCCAGCGCTCAGGAAGGCATTGCCGGCCATCGCACCGTTGCCTCGCGGCGCAGTGCGCACTATCAACATGAAGTGGCCCTGGACGGCGAGTATCAGCAGCTCAAGGTGCGCGGCAGGGCAGACGGCTATGACCCCGACACCAACCGCCTGGAAGAAGTAAAGACCTATCGCGGCGACCTCGACGCCCAGCCGGCCAACCACCGACAACTGCACTGGGCCCAGGCCCAGGTGTACGGCTGGTTGATGTGCCAGAAGCTCGGCCTCACGGAAATCAACTTGGCGCTGGTGTACTTCGACATCGTCGGCGAAGGCGAAACACAGCTCAACAGACACTTCCAGGCGGCCGAACTGGAAGCGTTCTTCAACAGGCAATGCGCGTTGTTCCTCGGCTGGGCCCAACAGGAAATGCAGCACCGCGAAGCGCGCAACGCTGCCGCGCAAACCTTGAGTTTTCCCCACGCTGACTTTCGCCCCGGCCAGCGCGCCCTCGCCGAGTCGGTGTACAAGGCCGCCTCCACCGGGCGCTGCCTGATGGCCCAGGCGCCCACCGGCATCGGCAAAACCATCGGCACGATCTTTCCGTTGCTCAAGGCCCTGGCGCCGCAACAACTGGACAAGGTGTTGTTTCTTACCGCCAAGACGCCCGGGCGCAAGCTGGCCCTCGATGCCTCCCAGGTGCTCTTTACCAGCAGCCCCGAGCTGCAACTGCGGGTGCTGGAGCTGGTGGCGCGGGACAAAGCCTGCGAACACCTGGACAAAGCCTGCCACGGCGATTCCTGCCCGTTGGCCAAGGGTTTCTACGATCGCTTGCCCGCCGCACGGATCGCCGCGTCACAGGTGCGCCTGCTGAACCAGCGCAATCTGCGCGACGTGGCCCTGGCCCATGACGTGTGCCCCTATTACCTGAGCCAGGAAATGGCGCGCTGGGCCGACGTGGTGGTAGCCGACTACAACTACTATTTCGATTTTGGCGCCATGCTCTTCGGCCTCGCCCAGCTTAACCAGTGGCGCGCCGCCGTGCTGGTGGACGAAGCCCACAACCTGGTAGAACGCGCTCGTTCGATGTACAGCGCGAGCCTCGACCAGTACAGCCTCAAAACCCTGCGCGAGATGGCGCCCGAGCCCTTGAAGAAACCCTTGCAGCGCCTGAATCGCGAATGGAATGCGCTGCACAAGGATCAGCTGGCACCGTACCAGGCCTATGCTGCGCGCCCGGAAAAACTGCTGCAGGCCCTGAGCCTGTGCGCCAGCGCGATGGGCGACTACTTCAATGACCATCCCGAGGCGCTGGCGGGTGATCTGCAAGCCTTCTACTTTGAAGCGCTGCAGTTTGCCAAGGTGGCCGAGCTGTTCAATGAACACTTCATCTTCGATATCAGCAAGCGCCAGTTCAGTGGCAAGCGCAGTAGTTCAATCCTGTGCCTGCGCAATGTGGTGCCCGCCGAGTTCATCCGCCCGCGCTTGACCGCCGCACGCAGCAGCGTGCTGTTTTCTGCGACTTTAAGCCCGCGTCATTACTATGCCGATCTGTTGGGCCTGCCAGCGGACACGGCGTGGATCGATGTGGAATCGCCATTCAAGGCTGAGCAATTGCAGGTGCACATTGTCGATCAAGTCTCGACGCGCTTTGTGCATCGCCAGGCGTCATTGGCGCCCATCGTAGAACTGATCGCTCGCCAGTTCGCGCAACAACCGGGCAACTACCTGGCGTTTTTCTCAAGCTTTGACTACCTGCAACAGGTGGCGCAACTGCTGGCCGAGTGTTACCCGCAGATCCCGCTGTGGCAGCAGTCGCGCGGTATGGCCGAGGCCGAGCGCCAGGCCTTTCTCGACCAGTTCACCGAGCACAGCCAGGGTATTGGTTTTGCCGTGCTCGGCGGCGCCTTCGGCGAGGGCATCGATTTACCCGGCGCGCGCTTGATCGGCGCGTTCATCGCCACCTTGGGCTTGCCGCAACTGAACCCGGTCAACGAGCAAATGAAAGCGCGCATGGGTGCGATCTTTGGCGCCGGCTACGACTACACCTACCTGTATCCCGGCATCCAGAAGGTGGTGCAGGCCGCGGGCCGGGTGATCCGCAGCCAGCACGACCGCGGCGTGGTGCTGTTGATCGACGACCGTTTCGGCGAGGCGCGGGTGCGCCAGTTGCTGCCGCGCTGGTGGGTCGTAGATTGAATTATTCCCCGCGTCAATGATGCTGGTGCCTGCGCCGTGAAACCCGCAGGCTAGGCAAAACCTTCAGAAAGGCCACGCCCATGCGCCACATGATCGCTGTCAACGGTATTGAGCTGTGTGTTCACGTCGCCGGGCCGCAGGACGGGCCGGCGATTTGGCTGCTGCATGGCTTTCCGGAGTGCTGGCACTCCTGGCGCGAGCAGATCCCGGCATTGGTAGCGGCAGGCTATCGGGTGTTCGCCCCGCAAATGCGCGGCTATGGGCAGTCGAGCTCACCGGCCGAGGTTGCCGACTACGACCTGCTGACGCTGTGCGCCGATATCCAGCAGGCCATGGATCACTTTGGCCACGAGCAGGTGGTGATGGTTGGGCATGACTGGGGCGCCGTGGTGGCCTGGCATTTGGCGTTGCTTGAGCCGGAGCGGGTCACGCGCTTGATCACACTGTCGGTGCCATTCGCCGGGCGGGCGCGGCGGCCAGTGATCGAGATTTTGCGCGAGCTGTACGCGGACCGCTTCAACTACATCCTGTATTTCCAGGAGCCGGGCGTGGCCGAGCAGGAACTGAATGCGGATATCGAACGTACGCTGCGCCTGTTCATGCAGGACCAGGACGTGTTCTTGCAGAAGAAACCGGCGGATGCGCGCTTGCTCGAAGGCACCTCACCCCCCGGCGCGTTGCCGCAATGGTGTTCGCCCGCTGACCTCGATGTGTATGTGCAGACCTTTGCCGAGCACGGCTTTCGTGGCCCGCTGAACTGGTACCGCAATTTCGACCGCAACTGGCAGCGCACCGAGATTCTGGCGGGGCGGCAGGTACTGCAGCCGACGCTGTTCCTGATCGGCGACCGTGACCCGGTCGGCGTATTTGAAGCGCATACCCTCAAGCGCATGCCGGAGGCGGTGCCAGACCTGGAGCAGCGGGTGCTCGCCAACTGTGGTCACTGGATCCAGAACGAGAGAGGCCAGCAGGTCAACGCGTTGATGCTCGAGTTTCTAGGGAGAAGGTAAAGGTCGCGCCGCGACCCGGCCGGTCCACCAGGCGAATGCTGCGCCCGTGCAGTTGCAGGATGCGGTGCACGATGCGCAGGCCCAGGCCACCATCGCGGCGCGCGCCGCCGATGGTAAAGGCGCGCAGGAACAAGCCTTCGCGCAACTCGGCAGCAATGCCCGGGCCGCTGTCGGTGACGGTCACGGCCACCGCACCGGCTTCGGGGCTCAGGATTACTTCGACTTCGCCATTTACCGGGGTGTGGCGCAGGGCGTTGTCCAGCAGGTTGGTGAGTACCCGTTCAATCAGCCCCAGGTCGGCCAGCACCGTCGGCACCTGCGGCGGCAGGGTGGCGGTGAGGGTGATGGCGCGGGCTTCGGCGGTCAGCTCGAATTTCTGGAAGATGTCCTGCACCAGGTCAGGCAGCGAGAAACCCTCGATTACCGGCTGCACAAAACCATGTTCCAGGCGCACCAACTCCAACAGCGACTGGGCCAGGCCGCCGACCTTGCGGCTCTGGTCCAGGGCGATGCCAAGGTAGCGTCGGCGCTCTTCGGCGCTGAGGCTGGCGTCCTTGAGGGACAGGGTTTCGAGGTAGCCGTGTAGGGACGCCAGCGGCGTGCGCAGGTCGTGGGAGATATTGGCGACCATTTCCCGGCGTTCCTGGTCCTGATGGGTAATGGCGCGCCATTGCTCGCCGAGGCGGTTTTCCATTTGCACGAAGGCGTGGTCGAGCACGGCGATCTCATCGCCGCTATCGAGTGCCGGCGTGGCCGGTTGCTGGGTTTTCGGCGCGCCGTTGATATCGAACTGGCCGACTTTATCGGTGAGCTGGCGCAACGGCCGGGTGATCCAGGCGAATGCGATCAAGCCCGCCAACAGGCACAACAGGGCGACCAGGCCGATGGACCACAGCGCGATCTTCAGGGCCATGCCCGTGGCGTCCTTGGCGTCGTACACATCATGGGCCTCGCCCAGCAGCACCACATAGAGGAAGCCGGTTTGCTCGCCGTTGGCCTTGAGCGGCGCCGCGCTGAACACCTTGCGCCCGTCCATGCTGCGGGGGTCATCGCCGAGGATCGGCAGCATGGCGCCGCTGAGGAAGCGCCGGATCGGTGCCAGGTCAACCTTATCGCGCAGCAGGTGCCCGCTGGGCGCTGCATTGCCGACCACGCGGCCGTTGATGTCGAGCAGGTACACCTCGACACTCGGGTTCACCAGCATCAACTGGCTGAACAGGTTGCGCACGGCGTCGGGCTTGAGGCCATCGGCGTCCATCAATTGGGTATCACGGGCAATATGCGCGGCCAGGTCACGGGACAGGCCTTGCACCACTTCCAGTTCGTGCATGCGGTTGGAGCGCACTTGCAGCCACGCCGAGGTGCCGCTGCAGATCACCAGCAACACGGCAAACACCACCGACAGGCGCTGGGTCAGGGTCAGCTTCATGGTGGGCTCTCGGCAAACTTGTAGCCGCGGCCCCACACCGTAAGGATGCGCGCCGGGTTGGCCGGGTCGCTCTCGACCTTGGCGCGCAGGCGGTTGATATGGGTATTCACCGTATGTTCATAGCCTTCATGGCTGTAGCCCCATACGGCGTTGAGCAGGTCCATGCGAGAAAAGACCTTGCCCGGCTGGCGCGCGAAGAAGTAGAGCAGGTCGAATTCCCGTGGGGTGAGGTCCAGGCGTTGACCTTGCAGGGTCGCGTCACGGGTCAGCGGGTTGATGAACAGCTGGCCGAGGTCGAGGCTGCCGGCGTCCATCTTCAGGTTACGCGCCATCGCATCCACCCGGCGCAGCAGGGCCTTGACCCGCGCCACCAGCTCCGGCATGGAAAACGGCTTGGCCAGGTAGTCGTCGGCGCCCAGCTCAAGCCCGAGGATGCGGTGCAGTTCGCTGGAGCGCGCGCTGGTGATGATGATTGGCGTGTAGCGCGCCATGGCGCGGGCGCGGCGGCAGATTTCCAGGCCGTCGACGCCGGGCAGCATCAGGTCGAGGATCAACGCATCCCAGCCGCCTTGTTCCAGCAGGCGCAGGCCTTCGTTGCCGTCGGCGCTGTGGGTGACGTCGAACTGCTCGTCGCGCAGGTGCAGGCAGATGAGGTCGGCAATATGGGCATCGTCCTCGACCACCAGGACACGTTTGGGCTGATCCATGTAGAGAAACCTTGCTTTGGAGTTCGCGCATTGTGCGGCTTTTGCCGCAGTGTAGTTATCACGAATTGTTTAACTCTGCGTGAGGATTCCGCGACCGGCCAAGGCTCAAGATGGGCTCATTGCTTGTGGTTGATGTGGTGGTTATTGGGCTGTTGTGGTGCACCAGCTTGTGTGGCGAGCGGGCTTGCCCGCGTTGGGCTGCGTAGCGGCCCCCAAAAAAAGCGGGAGCGCTGCGCACTCCAACGCGGGCAAGCCCGCTCGCCACACAAGATCGTTGGCTCGTCATCTATAGGAGGCAATTATGTACTCACGTCGACAAATACTCCTGGCCGGTGGTGGCCTGGGTGTCGCCGTCCTGGCCGGTGGCTTGCTGAGGCAAGTCAACATGCTCAGCGCGGCCGAGGCCGCCGAGACCTTCGAGGTCAGCCACACCGATGCCGAGTGGCGCAGCCTGCTCAGTGAGGCGCAATACAGCATCCTGCGCGAGGAGGGCACCGAACGGCCCTACACCAGCGCCCTCAACGACGAACACCGCACCGGCACCTTTGCCTGTGCCGGCTGCGCGTTGC
It contains:
- a CDS encoding VRR-NUC domain-containing protein; its protein translation is MANPLEDPLYYLHNFRQVLHWLGQRYADLLDPEEVHFIQQFDRLPQASQALLVRMVMRKGVHFRAGKLNYAEIGCAHTAAEPLLTQGWVEAHCPLPFEVLFALLQKSELLGAFKPWIDQPKGNKADWLDGLAAQFTEQRSFAEWCPDLADSLYSLTIMDLCDRLRLMFFGNLYQDWSEFVLADLGIYTYEKVDICAESRGLRSRDDVHGYLFLHQCQQAFESGEALEDVLTRMATLNTDNPWLEKRRAKLLFQIGQHCERIAELALAQQIYRNCAYPGARARLIRVLERQEDYAQAMALASAAYLAPETPAEQQHLQRVLPRLRRKLGEPAMPKAKPRPVTRIDLEIALLEPLVSVEYCVQAHLSEPEAPVHYVENGLINSLFGLLCWEAIFAPLPGSFFHPFQRGPADLHSEDFHSRRAPLFAACFEQLQDERYKTSIRQRFAEKWGIQSPFVFWNLLTEELLDQALDCLPAEHLRHWFERLLLDIRANRAGMPDLIQFWPAQKTYRMIEVKGPGDRLQDNQLRWLEFCGEYQMPVTVCYVRWAEQPA
- a CDS encoding ATP-dependent DNA helicase; protein product: MSYTVAVRALCEFTAKVGDLDLRFTPSPSAQEGIAGHRTVASRRSAHYQHEVALDGEYQQLKVRGRADGYDPDTNRLEEVKTYRGDLDAQPANHRQLHWAQAQVYGWLMCQKLGLTEINLALVYFDIVGEGETQLNRHFQAAELEAFFNRQCALFLGWAQQEMQHREARNAAAQTLSFPHADFRPGQRALAESVYKAASTGRCLMAQAPTGIGKTIGTIFPLLKALAPQQLDKVLFLTAKTPGRKLALDASQVLFTSSPELQLRVLELVARDKACEHLDKACHGDSCPLAKGFYDRLPAARIAASQVRLLNQRNLRDVALAHDVCPYYLSQEMARWADVVVADYNYYFDFGAMLFGLAQLNQWRAAVLVDEAHNLVERARSMYSASLDQYSLKTLREMAPEPLKKPLQRLNREWNALHKDQLAPYQAYAARPEKLLQALSLCASAMGDYFNDHPEALAGDLQAFYFEALQFAKVAELFNEHFIFDISKRQFSGKRSSSILCLRNVVPAEFIRPRLTAARSSVLFSATLSPRHYYADLLGLPADTAWIDVESPFKAEQLQVHIVDQVSTRFVHRQASLAPIVELIARQFAQQPGNYLAFFSSFDYLQQVAQLLAECYPQIPLWQQSRGMAEAERQAFLDQFTEHSQGIGFAVLGGAFGEGIDLPGARLIGAFIATLGLPQLNPVNEQMKARMGAIFGAGYDYTYLYPGIQKVVQAAGRVIRSQHDRGVVLLIDDRFGEARVRQLLPRWWVVD
- a CDS encoding alpha/beta fold hydrolase, producing MRHMIAVNGIELCVHVAGPQDGPAIWLLHGFPECWHSWREQIPALVAAGYRVFAPQMRGYGQSSSPAEVADYDLLTLCADIQQAMDHFGHEQVVMVGHDWGAVVAWHLALLEPERVTRLITLSVPFAGRARRPVIEILRELYADRFNYILYFQEPGVAEQELNADIERTLRLFMQDQDVFLQKKPADARLLEGTSPPGALPQWCSPADLDVYVQTFAEHGFRGPLNWYRNFDRNWQRTEILAGRQVLQPTLFLIGDRDPVGVFEAHTLKRMPEAVPDLEQRVLANCGHWIQNERGQQVNALMLEFLGRR
- a CDS encoding HAMP domain-containing sensor histidine kinase — its product is MKLTLTQRLSVVFAVLLVICSGTSAWLQVRSNRMHELEVVQGLSRDLAAHIARDTQLMDADGLKPDAVRNLFSQLMLVNPSVEVYLLDINGRVVGNAAPSGHLLRDKVDLAPIRRFLSGAMLPILGDDPRSMDGRKVFSAAPLKANGEQTGFLYVVLLGEAHDVYDAKDATGMALKIALWSIGLVALLCLLAGLIAFAWITRPLRQLTDKVGQFDINGAPKTQQPATPALDSGDEIAVLDHAFVQMENRLGEQWRAITHQDQERREMVANISHDLRTPLASLHGYLETLSLKDASLSAEERRRYLGIALDQSRKVGGLAQSLLELVRLEHGFVQPVIEGFSLPDLVQDIFQKFELTAEARAITLTATLPPQVPTVLADLGLIERVLTNLLDNALRHTPVNGEVEVILSPEAGAVAVTVTDSGPGIAAELREGLFLRAFTIGGARRDGGLGLRIVHRILQLHGRSIRLVDRPGRGATFTFSLETRASTR
- a CDS encoding response regulator transcription factor codes for the protein MDQPKRVLVVEDDAHIADLICLHLRDEQFDVTHSADGNEGLRLLEQGGWDALILDLMLPGVDGLEICRRARAMARYTPIIITSARSSELHRILGLELGADDYLAKPFSMPELVARVKALLRRVDAMARNLKMDAGSLDLGQLFINPLTRDATLQGQRLDLTPREFDLLYFFARQPGKVFSRMDLLNAVWGYSHEGYEHTVNTHINRLRAKVESDPANPARILTVWGRGYKFAESPP
- the msrB gene encoding peptide-methionine (R)-S-oxide reductase MsrB; this translates as MYSRRQILLAGGGLGVAVLAGGLLRQVNMLSAAEAAETFEVSHTDAEWRSLLSEAQYSILREEGTERPYTSALNDEHRTGTFACAGCALPLFSSATKFDSHTGWPSFWQPLENAVASHVDTSYGVVRKEIHCRRCGGHQGHVFDDGPAPTGLRYCMNGAAMTFTAA